In Anas platyrhynchos isolate ZD024472 breed Pekin duck chromosome 7, IASCAAS_PekinDuck_T2T, whole genome shotgun sequence, one genomic interval encodes:
- the LRRFIP1 gene encoding leucine-rich repeat flightless-interacting protein 1 isoform X32, translating to MAEARLAAKRAARAEAREIRMKELERQQKEIEERPEKDFEKGARTVSSLSAATLASLGGTSSRRGSGDTSISADTEASIREIKDIYELKDQIQDVEGRYMQGLKEMKDSLAEVEEKYKKAMVSNAQLDNEKTNFMYQVDTLKDALLELEEQLAESRRQYEEKSKEFEREKHAHSILQFQFMEVKEALKQREEMLAEIQQLQQKQQSYVREISDLQETIEWKDKKIGALERQKDFFDSLRSERDDLRDEVFVLKEQLKKHGIIPDSDVATNGETSDILDNERHLDSSKTAQGTTQALKTAGDGMLGKTNEVDMKNEILEDVGKREILQNTEHEEHKEESEEQEVQTLHADENTEAEKVIEETDAGSTAMLPDSRLTEQNQSLAEPVSGNASSNDDSDADDLRKEAESADTAAPQPVSEEAECCNSHPRTNQTSEVSSVQGQDFESPQEMPRDLGTEHELEKAAPEQEEREDVETSHALSASDVEQAADTAANSCESVSDQPELPGSEVAGSLSEEVNVESHPETLQHVEESAEDKVTNVLEEKLLESKDCTDGTADEKGGDRAEEEDEVGNTAQGQATERDSVGLEGKESHESGVPADKSEKEEGGDQACIQPASSEDVHLALLEEQNMQEKTELKAAEEDRQKEVLMENLEVCSDSAGTGKQEEAPAESVGSGTEVKENVLQQAEPGPDVVKEMASQESSSDPRVLDDKIQESEMEIQCESGKREESRAEQVEDLEPKVELQTVQCSKDTTGDPVGEKNSSSEDEAQDAGEQEEGEAQDAGEQEEGEAQAVVQQEEGEAQAVVQQEEGEAQAVVQQEEGEAQAVVQQEEGEAQAVVQQEEGEAQAVVKQEEGEAQDAGKQEEGEAQAVVQQEEGEAPAVVKQEESESKEEFTVDLSGNSENQADKEKLKEDEKQLELANPHGDGFAPEGDANNCLAQKAEMDENMSERVSLEAQAEEELEDDGDAFDFDEESKQILETDEKSDDGEKADTQNGEDDRANGEVKKTAQASEAGKRTGEIETEVPLTEDDSLRHKNGDESGEAGHLQGEASSLKTDEKADVLEDESKASDSNEVEKIPDVSEQDLESAYRAESKEDLQGGRRGKGKSRDDCTIS from the exons GACTCTTTAGCCGAAGTTGAAGAGAAATATAAAAAGGCTATGGTGTCAAATGCTCAACTagacaatgaaaaaacaaatttcatgTACCAAGTAGATACCCTGAAGGATGCCCTGTTAGAGTTAGAAGAACAGCTGGCAGAATCCAGGAGgcaatatgaagaaaaaagtaaa GAATTTGAGAGAGAGAAGCATGCTCATAGCATATTGCAGTTTCAGTTCATGGAAGTCAAAGAGGCTTtgaagcaaagagaagaaatgctTGCA GAAATCCAACAGCTGCAACAGAAACAGCAGAGCTATGTCAGGGAAATTTCTGATCTTCAGGAGACAATAGAgtggaaagacaaaaaaataggG GCGTTAGAGAGGCAGAAAGATTTCTTTGATTCCCTAAGGAGTGAGCGGGATGACCTTAGAGATGAAGTGTTTGTGCTGAAGGAGCAACTGAAG AAACATGGAATAATCCCAGACTCTGACGTAGCTACCAATGGGGAGACATCTGACATACTTGATAACGAAAGACACTTGGATTCTTCCAAAACTGCTCAAGGCACAACGCAGGCGTTAAAGACAGCAGGGGACGGGATGTTAG GCAAAACCAATGAAGTGGAcatgaaaaatgagattttggAGGATGTGGGGAAAAGAGAAATCTTGCAGAATACTGAGCATGAGGAACACAAAGAGGAGTCTGAGGAGCAGGAAGTACAGACATTGCATGCTGATGAAAACACAGAGGCAGAAAAAGTGATTGAAGAAACCGATGCCGGGTCAACAGCGATGTTACCAGATAGTAGGCttacagaacaaaaccaaagcctTGCAGAACCTGTGTCAGGGAATGCTTCTTCAAACGATGATAGTGACGCAGATGATTTGAGAAAGGAGGCAGAGTCAGCAGacacagcagccccacagcctgtTAGCGAGGAGGCCGAATGCTGTAACTCACATCCAAGGACAAATCAGACCTCAGAGGTGAGCTCAGTGCAGGGTCAGGATTTTGAGAGTCCTCAGGAAATGCCCAGAGACTTAGGTACAGAGCATGAACTGGAAAAAGCTGCTCCAGAACAGGAAGAACGAGAGGATGTGGAGACTAGCCATGCACTGAGTGCTAGTGACGTGGAACAAGCAGCTGACACTGCAGCTAACAGCTGTGAGTCAGTTTCTGACCAGCCAGAGCTACCAGGGTCTGAAGTAGCAGGCTCCCTGAGCGAAGAGGTGAATGTGGAGAGTCACCCTGAGACACTCCAGCATGTGGAAGAAAGTGCTGAGGACAAAGTTACAAATGTGCTGGAGGAAAAGCTCCTTGAAAGCAAAGACTGCACTGATGGTACAGCTGATGAGAAGGGAGGTGATAGAGCTGAAGAGGAAGATGAGGTGGGGAATACAGCTCAGGGTCAGGCAACAGAAAGGGATTCCGTGGGTTTGGAGGGGAAGGAGTCCCATGAAAGTGGTGTCCCAGCagataaaagtgaaaaagaggagggaggagaTCAGGCATGCATTCAGCCAGCTTCCTCAGAGGATGTTCATTTAGCATTGTTAGAGGAACAGAATatgcaagagaaaacagaacttAAAGCTGCTGaggaagacagacagaaagaagtaCTGATGGAAAACCTGGAGGTGTGTTCAGATTCTGCAGGAACAGGCAAGCAGGAGGAAGCACCTGCGGAGTCTGTGGGCTCTGGTACCGAGGTGAAAGAAAatgtgctgcagcaggcagagccaggcCCAGACGTtgtgaaagaaatggcatcTCAGGAAAGCAGTTCAGACCCAAGGGTTTTAGATGACAAAATTCAGGAATCAGAAATGGAAATACAATGTGAGTCtgggaaaagagaggaaagtaGGGCAGAACAGGTGGAAGACTTAGAACCAAAGGTGGAACTTCAGACAGTTCAGTGTAGTAAAGACACAACAGGAGATCCAGTGGGAGAGAAAAATAGCTCTTCAGAAGATGAAGCACAGGATGCAGGTGAGCAAGAGGAAGGCGAAGCACAGGATGCAGGTGAGCAAGAGGAAGGCGAAGCACAAGCTGTAGTGCAGCAAGAGGAAGGCGAAGCACAAGCTGTAGTGCAGCAAGAGGAAGGTGAAGCACAAGCTGTAGTGCAGCAAGAGGAAGGTGAAGCACAAGCTGTAGTGCAGCAAGAGGAAGGTGAAGCACAAGCTGTAGTGCAGCAAGAGGAAGGTGAAGCACAAGCTGTAGTGAAGCAAGAGGAAGGTGAAGCACAGGATGCAGGTAAGCAAGAGGAAGGTGAAGCACAAGCTGTCGTGCAgcaagaggaaggagaagcacCAGCTGTAGTAAAGCAAGAGGAAAGTGAATCTAAAGAGGAGTTCACTGTAGATCTTAGTGGAAATAGTGAAAACCAAGCTgataaagaaaaactgaaagaagaTGAGAAACAGTTAGAGCTTGCAAACCCCCACGGTGATGGATTTGCTCCTGAGGGTGATGCAAATAATTGTCTTGCACAGAAAGCTGAGATGGATGAAAATATGAGTGAGCGAGTTAGCTTGGAGGCTCAAGCAGAGGAAGAACTAGAAGATGATGGTGATGCATTTGACTTCGATGAAGAATCAAAACAGATACTGGAAACTGATGAAAAATCTGATGATGGAGAGAAAGCTGATACACAGAATGGGGAGGATGATAGAGCAAATGGCGAGGTCAAAAAAACTGCCCAAGCAAGTGAAGCTGGAAAAAGAACTGGTGAAATAGAAACCGAAGTCCCCTTGACTGAAGATGACAGCTTACGGCATAAGAACGGAGACGAGTCTGGAGAAGCAGGGCACTTGCAAGGGGAAGCGTCGTCACTGAAAACTGATGAGAAGGCCGATGTGTTGGAAGATGAAAGTAAAGCATCAGATTCtaatgaagtggaaaaaataccAGATGTTTCAGAACAGGATTTGGAAAGTGCTTACAGggcagaaagcaaagaggaTTTGCAAGGTGGTAGAAGGGGTAAGGGTAAATCTAGAGATGACTGTACAATATCCTAA
- the LRRFIP1 gene encoding leucine-rich repeat flightless-interacting protein 1 isoform X33, translated as MKELERQQKEIEERPEKDFEKGARTVSSLSAATLASLGGTSSRRGSGDTSISADTEASIREIKDIYELKDQIQDVEGRYMQGLKEMKDSLAEVEEKYKKAMVSNAQLDNEKTNFMYQVDTLKDALLELEEQLAESRRQYEEKSKEFEREKHAHSILQFQFMEVKEALKQREEMLAEIQQLQQKQQSYVREISDLQETIEWKDKKIGALERQKDFFDSLRSERDDLRDEVFVLKEQLKKHGIIPDSDVATNGETSDILDNERHLDSSKTAQGTTQALKTAGDGMLGKTNEVDMKNEILEDVGKREILQNTEHEEHKEESEEQEVQTLHADENTEAEKVIEETDAGSTAMLPDSRLTEQNQSLAEPVSGNASSNDDSDADDLRKEAESADTAAPQPVSEEAECCNSHPRTNQTSEVSSVQGQDFESPQEMPRDLGTEHELEKAAPEQEEREDVETSHALSASDVEQAADTAANSCESVSDQPELPGSEVAGSLSEEVNVESHPETLQHVEESAEDKVTNVLEEKLLESKDCTDGTADEKGGDRAEEEDEVGNTAQGQATERDSVGLEGKESHESGVPADKSEKEEGGDQACIQPASSEDVHLALLEEQNMQEKTELKAAEEDRQKEVLMENLEVCSDSAGTGKQEEAPAESVGSGTEVKENVLQQAEPGPDVVKEMASQESSSDPRVLDDKIQESEMEIQCESGKREESRAEQVEDLEPKVELQTVQCSKDTTGDPVGEKNSSSEDEAQDAGEQEEGEAQDAGEQEEGEAQAVVQQEEGEAQAVVQQEEGEAQAVVQQEEGEAQAVVQQEEGEAQAVVQQEEGEAQAVVKQEEGEAQDAGKQEEGEAQAVVQQEEGEAPAVVKQEESESKEEFTVDLSGNSENQADKEKLKEDEKQLELANPHGDGFAPEGDANNCLAQKAEMDENMSERVSLEAQAEEELEDDGDAFDFDEESKQILETDEKSDDGEKADTQNGEDDRANGEVKKTAQASEAGKRTGEIETEVPLTEDDSLRHKNGDESGEAGHLQGEASSLKTDEKADVLEDESKASDSNEVEKIPDVSEQDLESAYRAESKEDLQGGRRGKGKSRDDCTIS; from the exons GACTCTTTAGCCGAAGTTGAAGAGAAATATAAAAAGGCTATGGTGTCAAATGCTCAACTagacaatgaaaaaacaaatttcatgTACCAAGTAGATACCCTGAAGGATGCCCTGTTAGAGTTAGAAGAACAGCTGGCAGAATCCAGGAGgcaatatgaagaaaaaagtaaa GAATTTGAGAGAGAGAAGCATGCTCATAGCATATTGCAGTTTCAGTTCATGGAAGTCAAAGAGGCTTtgaagcaaagagaagaaatgctTGCA GAAATCCAACAGCTGCAACAGAAACAGCAGAGCTATGTCAGGGAAATTTCTGATCTTCAGGAGACAATAGAgtggaaagacaaaaaaataggG GCGTTAGAGAGGCAGAAAGATTTCTTTGATTCCCTAAGGAGTGAGCGGGATGACCTTAGAGATGAAGTGTTTGTGCTGAAGGAGCAACTGAAG AAACATGGAATAATCCCAGACTCTGACGTAGCTACCAATGGGGAGACATCTGACATACTTGATAACGAAAGACACTTGGATTCTTCCAAAACTGCTCAAGGCACAACGCAGGCGTTAAAGACAGCAGGGGACGGGATGTTAG GCAAAACCAATGAAGTGGAcatgaaaaatgagattttggAGGATGTGGGGAAAAGAGAAATCTTGCAGAATACTGAGCATGAGGAACACAAAGAGGAGTCTGAGGAGCAGGAAGTACAGACATTGCATGCTGATGAAAACACAGAGGCAGAAAAAGTGATTGAAGAAACCGATGCCGGGTCAACAGCGATGTTACCAGATAGTAGGCttacagaacaaaaccaaagcctTGCAGAACCTGTGTCAGGGAATGCTTCTTCAAACGATGATAGTGACGCAGATGATTTGAGAAAGGAGGCAGAGTCAGCAGacacagcagccccacagcctgtTAGCGAGGAGGCCGAATGCTGTAACTCACATCCAAGGACAAATCAGACCTCAGAGGTGAGCTCAGTGCAGGGTCAGGATTTTGAGAGTCCTCAGGAAATGCCCAGAGACTTAGGTACAGAGCATGAACTGGAAAAAGCTGCTCCAGAACAGGAAGAACGAGAGGATGTGGAGACTAGCCATGCACTGAGTGCTAGTGACGTGGAACAAGCAGCTGACACTGCAGCTAACAGCTGTGAGTCAGTTTCTGACCAGCCAGAGCTACCAGGGTCTGAAGTAGCAGGCTCCCTGAGCGAAGAGGTGAATGTGGAGAGTCACCCTGAGACACTCCAGCATGTGGAAGAAAGTGCTGAGGACAAAGTTACAAATGTGCTGGAGGAAAAGCTCCTTGAAAGCAAAGACTGCACTGATGGTACAGCTGATGAGAAGGGAGGTGATAGAGCTGAAGAGGAAGATGAGGTGGGGAATACAGCTCAGGGTCAGGCAACAGAAAGGGATTCCGTGGGTTTGGAGGGGAAGGAGTCCCATGAAAGTGGTGTCCCAGCagataaaagtgaaaaagaggagggaggagaTCAGGCATGCATTCAGCCAGCTTCCTCAGAGGATGTTCATTTAGCATTGTTAGAGGAACAGAATatgcaagagaaaacagaacttAAAGCTGCTGaggaagacagacagaaagaagtaCTGATGGAAAACCTGGAGGTGTGTTCAGATTCTGCAGGAACAGGCAAGCAGGAGGAAGCACCTGCGGAGTCTGTGGGCTCTGGTACCGAGGTGAAAGAAAatgtgctgcagcaggcagagccaggcCCAGACGTtgtgaaagaaatggcatcTCAGGAAAGCAGTTCAGACCCAAGGGTTTTAGATGACAAAATTCAGGAATCAGAAATGGAAATACAATGTGAGTCtgggaaaagagaggaaagtaGGGCAGAACAGGTGGAAGACTTAGAACCAAAGGTGGAACTTCAGACAGTTCAGTGTAGTAAAGACACAACAGGAGATCCAGTGGGAGAGAAAAATAGCTCTTCAGAAGATGAAGCACAGGATGCAGGTGAGCAAGAGGAAGGCGAAGCACAGGATGCAGGTGAGCAAGAGGAAGGCGAAGCACAAGCTGTAGTGCAGCAAGAGGAAGGCGAAGCACAAGCTGTAGTGCAGCAAGAGGAAGGTGAAGCACAAGCTGTAGTGCAGCAAGAGGAAGGTGAAGCACAAGCTGTAGTGCAGCAAGAGGAAGGTGAAGCACAAGCTGTAGTGCAGCAAGAGGAAGGTGAAGCACAAGCTGTAGTGAAGCAAGAGGAAGGTGAAGCACAGGATGCAGGTAAGCAAGAGGAAGGTGAAGCACAAGCTGTCGTGCAgcaagaggaaggagaagcacCAGCTGTAGTAAAGCAAGAGGAAAGTGAATCTAAAGAGGAGTTCACTGTAGATCTTAGTGGAAATAGTGAAAACCAAGCTgataaagaaaaactgaaagaagaTGAGAAACAGTTAGAGCTTGCAAACCCCCACGGTGATGGATTTGCTCCTGAGGGTGATGCAAATAATTGTCTTGCACAGAAAGCTGAGATGGATGAAAATATGAGTGAGCGAGTTAGCTTGGAGGCTCAAGCAGAGGAAGAACTAGAAGATGATGGTGATGCATTTGACTTCGATGAAGAATCAAAACAGATACTGGAAACTGATGAAAAATCTGATGATGGAGAGAAAGCTGATACACAGAATGGGGAGGATGATAGAGCAAATGGCGAGGTCAAAAAAACTGCCCAAGCAAGTGAAGCTGGAAAAAGAACTGGTGAAATAGAAACCGAAGTCCCCTTGACTGAAGATGACAGCTTACGGCATAAGAACGGAGACGAGTCTGGAGAAGCAGGGCACTTGCAAGGGGAAGCGTCGTCACTGAAAACTGATGAGAAGGCCGATGTGTTGGAAGATGAAAGTAAAGCATCAGATTCtaatgaagtggaaaaaataccAGATGTTTCAGAACAGGATTTGGAAAGTGCTTACAGggcagaaagcaaagaggaTTTGCAAGGTGGTAGAAGGGGTAAGGGTAAATCTAGAGATGACTGTACAATATCCTAA